From Oscillospiraceae bacterium CM, a single genomic window includes:
- a CDS encoding helix-turn-helix transcriptional regulator codes for MDYEHELRASLDYIEDNLESPIGLEDLSHIAYLSKYHYHRLFHRIIGEPVQKYISRRRMETAASALSGSDERIIDIALKYQFGSQEAFSRAFKRHYGVSPGYYRKSSAPNLPVALPSGCVRCGTRSGGKAA; via the coding sequence ATGGATTACGAGCATGAGCTGCGCGCTTCTTTGGATTATATTGAAGACAACCTCGAGAGCCCGATTGGGCTGGAGGATTTGTCTCACATTGCTTATCTGTCCAAATACCACTATCACAGGCTTTTCCATCGCATTATCGGTGAGCCGGTTCAGAAATATATTTCAAGGCGGCGGATGGAAACCGCGGCCTCGGCATTGTCAGGCAGCGACGAGCGTATTATTGACATCGCCCTGAAATATCAATTTGGCTCACAGGAGGCCTTTTCACGCGCCTTCAAACGCCACTACGGCGTCTCGCCCGGCTATTACAGAAAATCCTCCGCCCCGAATCTGCCTGTCGCGCTGCCATCCGGCTGCGTGCGCTGCGGGACGCGGTCCGGCGGTAAGGCAGCGTAG
- a CDS encoding amidohydrolase family protein, with the protein MIIDFHTHAFPDSLADKALALLLANIESAFTPVTDGTVKGLLQHMAKTGVDLSVLQPVVTKPSQFRSLNEWAAAAACDKIVPFGGVHPLTDDYKRDIDYVVSLGLKGLKFHCEYQDFVVDDPKMLPIYDYALSRGLILLHHAGFDPGFPPPFKSTPQRFAAVVDAMKGGVIVAAHLGGHGQWHDVLRHLAGKNIYFDTAMGFEYFSNDQFLQIVAAHGADKVLFASDSPWSDAGSELEALEALPLSRAEKDLIRGGNAARLLGF; encoded by the coding sequence ATGATCATTGATTTCCATACACACGCTTTTCCCGACAGCCTGGCGGACAAGGCCCTGGCGCTCCTGCTGGCGAATATTGAATCGGCTTTTACGCCGGTAACGGATGGCACGGTGAAGGGCCTGTTACAGCACATGGCGAAAACGGGTGTCGATCTTTCTGTTCTTCAGCCTGTCGTCACCAAACCGTCACAGTTTCGCAGCCTCAATGAATGGGCAGCCGCTGCCGCCTGTGACAAGATTGTCCCCTTTGGCGGCGTGCACCCATTGACGGACGATTACAAGCGGGATATCGACTACGTCGTCAGCCTTGGCCTCAAGGGGCTGAAATTTCACTGCGAATATCAGGACTTTGTTGTCGACGATCCGAAAATGCTGCCGATCTATGACTACGCACTGAGCCGCGGCTTGATTTTACTGCACCACGCCGGTTTCGACCCCGGATTCCCGCCGCCGTTTAAGTCAACACCGCAGCGCTTTGCAGCCGTGGTCGACGCGATGAAAGGCGGCGTCATCGTGGCGGCCCACCTTGGCGGTCACGGCCAGTGGCACGACGTATTGCGCCACCTTGCCGGGAAAAACATCTATTTTGACACGGCAATGGGCTTTGAGTATTTTTCAAATGATCAGTTTCTCCAGATTGTCGCCGCGCACGGGGCCGACAAGGTCCTGTTTGCCTCTGACTCGCCGTGGTCAGATGCGGGCAGCGAGCTTGAGGCGCTTGAGGCGCTGCCCCTGAGCCGGGCGGAGAAAGACCTCATCCGCGGCGGTAACGCAGCACGGCTGCTGGGATTTTAA
- a CDS encoding MBOAT family protein, with translation MVFSSIGFLFIFLPALLILYFIIPRRFREARNVVLLGFSLFFYAYGGPRFLLVMLASIFLNYVCGLFVSNRYGEKTRRFFLLAAIVLGLGLLGWFKYARFFAETINALGTSLPLPAVTLPIGISFFTFHGLSYIIDVYRGTAQPMKNPLKVALYISLFPQLVAGPIVRYSTISDHLTVRHENLADFSEGAMRFVFGLAKKMLLANTLGVIADTVFARPDGGLSTGLAWLGALAYTGQIYFDFSAYSDMALGLGRMFGFHFLENFNYPYIAASITDFWRRWHISLTTWFRDYVYIPLGGNRCGRWKNVRNIVIVWLLTGFWHGAAWTFIAWGLYFCVLLLGEKFLWGKLLEKSPSPLRHIYTLLLVVIGWVFFRADTFGQAFHFIAVMFGGGAPESGQTLYLLYEYWPELLVSVIAAMPVKNAVQKRLEKAPSISGRLLLAAGPRLLALFLFALSYLKLVVGSFNPFIYFRF, from the coding sequence ATGGTATTTTCCAGTATCGGTTTTCTTTTTATCTTTCTCCCCGCGCTTTTGATCCTATATTTCATCATACCGCGGCGCTTTCGTGAAGCCAGAAACGTTGTGCTTCTTGGCTTCAGCCTTTTCTTTTACGCCTATGGCGGGCCGCGATTTCTGCTGGTAATGCTCGCCTCTATTTTTTTAAACTACGTCTGCGGTCTTTTCGTCTCAAACCGATACGGTGAAAAGACACGCCGGTTTTTTTTGCTGGCGGCCATCGTTTTAGGCCTTGGCCTGCTTGGCTGGTTTAAATATGCACGATTTTTTGCCGAAACGATTAACGCCCTTGGTACGTCTCTCCCCCTCCCGGCGGTAACGCTTCCGATCGGCATTTCTTTTTTTACGTTTCATGGGCTGAGCTATATTATCGACGTCTACCGCGGCACGGCGCAGCCGATGAAGAATCCGCTAAAGGTCGCCTTATATATTTCCTTGTTCCCACAGCTTGTGGCCGGCCCGATTGTCCGCTATTCAACGATTTCAGACCATTTGACCGTCCGGCATGAGAACCTGGCCGATTTTTCCGAAGGGGCCATGCGCTTTGTTTTCGGGCTGGCGAAAAAAATGCTGCTCGCCAACACCCTCGGCGTCATTGCCGACACCGTTTTCGCCCGGCCTGACGGCGGCTTGTCGACCGGCCTTGCCTGGCTCGGCGCACTGGCATACACCGGGCAAATCTATTTTGATTTTTCTGCATATTCGGATATGGCGCTCGGCCTTGGGCGCATGTTCGGCTTTCATTTTCTCGAAAACTTTAATTATCCGTACATCGCCGCCTCCATTACGGACTTTTGGCGGCGCTGGCACATTTCTCTGACAACGTGGTTTCGCGATTACGTTTATATCCCGCTTGGCGGCAATCGCTGCGGGCGATGGAAAAATGTTCGCAACATCGTCATCGTCTGGCTGCTAACCGGCTTCTGGCACGGCGCTGCGTGGACTTTTATCGCCTGGGGCCTTTACTTCTGCGTTTTGCTGCTGGGCGAAAAATTTCTCTGGGGCAAGTTATTAGAAAAAAGCCCTTCCCCGCTCCGCCATATCTATACGCTCCTCCTCGTCGTCATCGGGTGGGTTTTCTTCCGGGCAGACACGTTTGGACAGGCTTTTCATTTTATTGCCGTTATGTTCGGCGGCGGCGCACCTGAAAGCGGGCAGACGCTGTATCTCCTTTATGAATACTGGCCGGAGCTCCTCGTCTCCGTCATTGCCGCCATGCCGGTTAAAAACGCTGTACAAAAACGGCTTGAAAAAGCGCCATCTATTTCTGGCCGACTGCTGCTAGCGGCAGGCCCCCGTCTTCTGGCGCTTTTTTTGTTTGCCCTATCGTATTTAAAATTGGTTGTCGGTTCATTCAACCCATTCATTTATTTTAGGTTTTAA
- a CDS encoding DUF4163 domain-containing protein: MKNAKGLFLLALLLAAALVLGGCRKAAENASSSPQQTSGETGESTTPSASPTDIVPASGYQFEEKTYADGVISLKYPQIKNLSDTEKQDKLNKLIYEAAMRDLDEVKSSDMADYEMTYAVTYNSPDVISISFDGYSEVTGAAHPNLFLYAVTIDAKNVKAVKLKDLVKIDESFVTALINGTYSSMGFDMTDDTRDAIREVLGGMDTESWLEQLKNADTSGWATASYLTDEGLMVSVSVPHVMGDHVEILLTYQQLTAFKTSSPIWQAVGTGD; encoded by the coding sequence ATGAAAAATGCAAAAGGCCTTTTTCTGCTGGCTCTGCTTCTGGCAGCAGCGCTCGTTCTCGGCGGCTGCCGAAAAGCAGCTGAAAACGCATCGTCAAGCCCGCAGCAGACATCAGGTGAGACTGGGGAGTCCACAACACCAAGTGCATCGCCGACTGATATCGTCCCGGCTTCCGGCTACCAGTTTGAAGAAAAGACGTATGCCGACGGTGTCATTTCACTCAAATATCCGCAAATCAAAAACTTGTCCGACACGGAAAAGCAAGATAAGCTCAATAAGCTGATTTATGAGGCCGCCATGCGCGATCTTGACGAGGTTAAAAGCAGCGATATGGCTGACTATGAGATGACGTACGCGGTGACCTACAACAGTCCAGACGTTATTAGCATCAGCTTTGACGGCTACAGCGAGGTGACTGGCGCGGCGCATCCGAATCTCTTTTTGTATGCCGTGACGATCGACGCCAAGAATGTTAAAGCAGTTAAGCTCAAAGACCTCGTTAAAATCGATGAAAGCTTCGTCACCGCGCTAATTAACGGGACCTACAGCTCCATGGGCTTTGACATGACGGACGATACGCGGGACGCCATCCGTGAAGTCCTCGGCGGGATGGATACAGAGAGCTGGCTCGAGCAGCTGAAAAATGCCGACACGTCAGGCTGGGCAACCGCCTCCTACCTGACCGATGAAGGCCTGATGGTCTCCGTTTCTGTGCCACATGTGATGGGAGACCATGTCGAGATCCTGCTCACCTATCAGCAGCTGACTGCCTTTAAAACGAGCAGCCCGATCTGGCAGGCAGTCGGCACCGGCGATTAA
- a CDS encoding transglutaminase domain-containing protein, with protein sequence MAIFQGNFISFLLGAAFFVPLLVGLFRPLTPERIYYSLNVTLSAVIFIVSAWLSVLLLGLLLSGVDLPRFLADIPFLGQTLSGGDVLAAIVLAILLLVGLNGALQLLASPFVTRVLRPLSDKLGRVTTSGCALFRRLAGSLWQLPKAVWLLLLVTLLCNFYTGISGNATLGSAISGSAVYRLVDDFAVQPILTSNIVRRFPAALDETVDKAVDCLSPEGRRLFVRVYINGVLVDDAVTSDPDIDNMAISLVGAAGSAYKKGEILYEWVADNIAYDNDKAASIMTNDWTAPSGAVAAFYSRRGICFDKACLYVAMCRAVGIKVRLVTGKGYNGSVWLEHSWNQIYDDKNDRWVNADTTFGSKGNRYFDSAAFFTDHDAGEIQGIW encoded by the coding sequence ATGGCCATTTTTCAAGGTAATTTCATATCTTTTTTGTTGGGTGCCGCATTTTTTGTACCGCTGCTGGTCGGCCTTTTTCGCCCGCTAACCCCCGAGCGGATTTATTACTCGTTGAATGTGACGCTCAGTGCCGTCATTTTTATAGTCTCGGCATGGCTGTCTGTTCTTTTATTGGGGCTATTATTGTCGGGTGTTGATTTGCCTCGTTTTTTGGCCGACATTCCGTTTCTGGGGCAGACGCTATCGGGGGGTGATGTCCTAGCGGCGATTGTCCTCGCGATTCTGCTGCTCGTTGGGCTTAACGGTGCGCTGCAGCTTTTGGCCTCACCGTTCGTGACACGGGTCCTCCGTCCCCTGTCGGACAAGCTCGGCCGTGTCACTACCTCCGGATGCGCTCTTTTCAGGCGTCTTGCCGGTTCGCTCTGGCAGCTGCCGAAAGCTGTTTGGCTTCTGTTGCTGGTGACGTTGCTGTGTAATTTTTATACCGGCATTTCCGGTAATGCCACGCTTGGCAGTGCGATTTCCGGCTCCGCCGTCTACCGCCTCGTCGACGATTTCGCCGTCCAGCCGATTTTGACGTCAAACATCGTCCGCCGGTTTCCGGCGGCACTTGACGAGACGGTTGACAAAGCCGTCGACTGTCTCTCTCCGGAAGGGCGGCGGCTATTCGTCCGGGTCTATATTAACGGTGTTCTGGTCGACGATGCCGTCACGTCGGACCCGGATATCGACAATATGGCTATATCGCTTGTCGGCGCTGCCGGGAGCGCTTACAAGAAAGGCGAAATCCTCTATGAATGGGTCGCCGATAACATCGCCTATGACAACGATAAGGCGGCTTCAATTATGACAAACGATTGGACGGCGCCATCCGGTGCTGTCGCGGCGTTTTATTCGCGTCGCGGCATCTGCTTTGACAAAGCCTGTTTATACGTTGCCATGTGCCGGGCTGTCGGCATCAAGGTTCGTCTCGTGACCGGCAAGGGCTACAACGGCAGCGTTTGGCTTGAGCACTCGTGGAATCAGATCTATGACGACAAAAACGACAGATGGGTCAACGCCGACACGACGTTTGGCAGCAAGGGTAACCGATATTTTGACTCGGCAGCCTTTTTTACCGACCATGACGCAGGAGAAATTCAAGGAATATGGTGA